The region GGAGCGTCGCGGCACACCATCTCGAGCCGGGCCGACGGCAGGACCGGAAGGATGTCACGCTGAAAGGCCGCCGCGAGGTCTCGGCCACGCTTGCGGTTGCGCCACGTGCCGACGAACAGCACCGTCGGCGCATCCGCACGCTTCGACGCGTCGGGTCGGAAGCGCGAGGTGTCGACCCCGTTGGGGATCACGTGCCGCACCCACGGCGTCCACCGGCGGGTCGCGGGAGAAACCGCGACGGTGCGATCCGCGACGATCGTCGCCAGGATCTCGCTGAAACCGAGGAGCAGCATCCGCAGCTTCTCCCACAGGCCCGGAACACGCCCGGCCTCCTCGAAGGACGACCCGTGCATCGTGCGGATGTGCATGGGGGTTCGGCGGCGCCATAGCCAGTAATCGTCGCCGTGCGCGTGGATGACGTCGTATGAGCTGAAGTCCACGCGGCGCAGCGCCCACGCGAAACGGAACGTGCGCAGCGATCCCGGCAGATGCACCTGGCGATGCTCGTACTCGGCACCGTCGACCGGCGGGCACTCCGAGAAGAGACTGACGTGATGCCCGCGCCGGACGAGCTCGTTCGCGAGTTCGTGCGCCTGGTAGCCGACCCCGATCTTGCTGCCACTGGGCAGGTAGTACGAGATCATCGCGATGCGGAGCGAGGGCTCGGCGGGGGTGGCCATGCGACTAGATGACGTCGGCGAAGAGCCGCTCGTTGCGCTGGAACGACAGCACGCCCAGCGTGATCGAGACGATGGCGGCGATCGCGAGAGCAAGCACCTGCCACAGGGCCGGTGCACTCTGTCCGAGCAGCGACCAGCGGTACGCCTCCATGAGCCAGGTGATCGGGTTGAGATTGAAGAGCCAG is a window of Microbacterium terrae DNA encoding:
- a CDS encoding glycosyltransferase family 4 protein, translated to MATPAEPSLRIAMISYYLPSGSKIGVGYQAHELANELVRRGHHVSLFSECPPVDGAEYEHRQVHLPGSLRTFRFAWALRRVDFSSYDVIHAHGDDYWLWRRRTPMHIRTMHGSSFEEAGRVPGLWEKLRMLLLGFSEILATIVADRTVAVSPATRRWTPWVRHVIPNGVDTSRFRPDASKRADAPTVLFVGTWRNRKRGRDLAAAFQRDILPVLPSARLEMVCRDAPDDPGPGVVVLGELTDAELVAAYQRAWVFCLPSDYEGFGIPYAEAMASGLPIVATPNIGARYVTDEGRAGVLSELGSIGGELLRVLTDDGVRTGLEDRSRARSQEFALSSVVDMYMAAYRR